The sequence below is a genomic window from Theobroma cacao cultivar B97-61/B2 chromosome 6, Criollo_cocoa_genome_V2, whole genome shotgun sequence.
taaacaggcctttttttttttttttttcttttgggatCGATGGATATCAATGTGGCATAAGATGTAAACAGGATTTGACAGGTTGATGAACAGTCTTTTGGGCAACAATTTCTGGGTTCCTGTCAGCATCTTGCAACTTGCCTTCTCCAATGAAAAAGCTTATTGTCTATGTTTCAATAAAGGGATAAGTTGTagttgtttaatttatttaataaaattacaaaaaaataactttatatataaacatataaattaattttgaattgatgttttaattttatttaaaaggcAAAGACAAGATTTACTTCATGTTAAAAGTGTACAAAAACTATCCAGTTGGTAGTATAGTGCAGTACTTACCTGGTACAAAATCAGACGTTTCGATAAGGCTTGCATAAAGGAGCCTACACATGCTTTTTTGGGTTCCTATGAATTGAGGGTATTTCGATAATGTTAGTGAAATTAACAGTTTAATTCTTTTGAAAGCAGAAGTTATTCATAAGGTacttaattgaaaagaaaaaaagatttataaggtgttaattgagaaaaaaagataTCATGGGATAAAGTGgaatttgctttcttttttgtgaaatttctttttattaatttaaaaaattagtaCCAAGTTTTAACCTAATTAACTAACAAGTAGGGATGTCCATGGTGGGCTCAAGCCTGATATTTTCGAAGGTAAGTTTGAGTCCAGCCAGGCCCAACCCTAACATTTTCAATGCTAAGCCTAACAAGTAGTTATAGCAAATGACATTGAGAAATTAGAGATTAGacaaatcaaattgaaaaacCTAACATGTTATTTTCGGTATCTAGAGCTATGTAGCCCTGTTATGTAGAGTCGGATATCTTATATTTGAGTTTGGAATGAGTTCGAGTAAGGAGTTTACTGTTCATCTTAAATTTGGGTAAAGTACggatttgattatttgataccCGATACTCGAATTCAATTATGTTTTTGTTCGGATTATATCGGGTACTTGTATTCTAAACCGGTTtatatctataaaaaaaaaaaaaattcgagTACTAGGCTTTCCTAGGGGCCTGCATGGCTGCCTAGCTGGCCTACTATTGGGCCTTTTTGTAAAGGTCCCGTGAAAGTGAGGGGCTGGTGTTGGGTCCTTTAGGCTTTAGCTAGCTCAGCTCTGTAGCCTGGTGGTTGATTCAAAAGGCAACCATTAACACGGCTTCGACGTGGAAAGTGTAGCATCCACCATTCAGCAAGCGGAAGAAATCTTCTGGATTCATTCTATCACCATGCTTGTTGCTAGTTTGAGAGACAGTTTAGTTTGTTGAAGAAACACGAGAAATGGTGAGGGTTTTCCTTGACACACACCGAGCATTGATGGCGAATCCCATGAGACTGAGACTCAGATCATTTGCATCTTCCGCTTCTGCTCTGAAATGGGAAGGCGGGGTTTCCATGGTTCAGGGAGCTTCTCGAGGAATTGGCCTTGAATTTGTGAGCCCTCCTCATCACCTTTcactactttttcttttaccttttatGCATTGCTTCCTGCTGCTCTCTCTAGCTCATCCAATTCTTGAACGTTTATTCTCTCTCATTTACCGTTTAAGACGAAAAGAGCTTGGGTTTTTTTGTAAGAATACAATTGCATGctccaaattttatttttgtattcaACTAGATTCACCCCAAAACGTGGAATGTTTCACTTAGTTATAAAAAAGGTTGGATTTCTTTTGATggtttttatttgaattgaaaCTCATTGAAACTTTAGGTAAGATTATGCTTGTTTAGCCTTCTGAGTGCTATGTATGTCATACAGAACCTGATGCGCTTCTGTCTACTTTAGAGGACCCAATGTCCAGTTACATGTGCATTTGTGAAGTTCGAGACTTCGAGTGCTGCTGAAATAATCTCTACTTTATTCACTTATGGGCACTAGCCGAATAACTTTCTCTTTACATGGACAATTCTACTCTAGAATGGTTTTCTGTTGTTCATATTAgtggttttttttaaaagaattccTTTTGTAATTTCTCATCTCAAACACTTTGGATCAATTGGAGATGCTAAAACTGCTGTTTGTATCGGTTCTGCACTGTCTTACAGTCCACATCCCTCTGCGTCTTGGTGTTAactgttgaaaaaaatttgatgtcAGTCTATCCATGTTCCTAGTATCTCATTCTGCTATGTCATGTTCTTGTTCAATATTGTGAGTGGACACCCTTTTTTTTGAATGGCTATGTAATGAACAGTTCAGTGCTAATACTTATGGCCACAGTAGAATAGTAGTTTGCTGTTAAGAGATCATAAGAGTTTTGCTTGGTAATTTTACTCCAGCCACAGCAGAATAATTGGCTATTAAGAGATTGGAAAGTTTTCGTTCATTCTTTTTGTCTAATTAATTTGCAtgctattttaatttaatgatcCTCCActatgattttgacttgtgcaCTTCTCCATGCAGGTTAAACACTTGCTGGAAAGGAATGAAAAAGGGCATGTTATTGCCACTTGCCGTAATCCTAATGGGGCAACAGGGCTTcttgaattaaaaaatcaGTTTGCTGAACGCCTTAATATTTTACCATTGGATCTGACTGTTGAAAGTACTATAGAGGTTAATTATCGGATTCTGTTTCTTTCACTCTATTCCTTtgtcttatatatatatatatatatatatatatatatcaaaataagaCCGGCCTTTGACTCATCATGCTTCAGGAGTCAGCAAAGTCCGTAACAGAAAGATATGGCTCTCTCAACCTTCTCATTAATGCATCAGGCATTCTTTCAATACCCAATGTATTGCAACCAGGTATGAACTTTATGTTATCTTTAAGAAAGTTTTCAAGGTTTTAACAGCATAAATATCTTGCATCTGTACTGAAAGGGAATTGAAATTCTTCCCCTACACTCTCTTTCCTCTTACTTTTTTCCTCTCGTTTTTCAATATGCTGCCTAGGCAGGTGAATAAACGCCCTTGCTTTCAGTGCAGAAACAACATTGAGCAAATTATGCAAGTCATCTTTAATGCTTGCTTATGAGGTTAATGCTGTTGGTCCTATTTTAGTGATCAAGGTATGCTGAGtttgctttaattttcttttatttttgtatcttttattttgttttatataaaagatTTGCTTTAAACTTTCAACTCGCAATTGACCCTGAATGTTCTGCAAGAACTCCAGTTCACTTCTTTGGATGAGGAAGCTATATGCAGTCAAACTAATATTTTGTTAGCATTCTTTGTTGATAATGTTAAAAATGCTGGATTTTTTATTAGGCAGAATTGCAATGGTTGccattttttaaactttttttgagGGGCAAAATTTACCTGCGGTCACCAAACTAATCACTAAATTTCCTTTGAGCACTAGCTTCGGTTTGTAACAATTGTTTTATGAAACTTTGCAACATGTGTTAAATGTTGCCTTTTTTTTCAGTGTTCACTGAGAAAAACTACACagaaaatcaaccaaaaactAAAAGGAGAGTCTCTTATTGTAGGATAAATGGTCCTGACTATAACATCaaccaaaaactaaaaagagaGTCTCgtctcttatttcttttttacttttctttggtttctttcttctcaaaACTCTTATATATGAAAGCCAGtattcaaaatttcattttttttccagcTTGGTTTGATCCATAGAAAGGTCAATGCTCTTGGGAATTTGGCAATACCTGTATGATAGAGAGGCGTGCCATAAGTATTGGGTGTCATCACTCTCGTCTTCCTTGGTGGATTTTCAGTTATTGATGGTGTACCTGGTCCTTCCTCTAGGATATAAGAATGTTTACTTTAtggttatttttcttttgtttttctattctGTGTTCTTTAC
It includes:
- the LOC18595115 gene encoding C-factor, which encodes MVRVFLDTHRALMANPMRLRLRSFASSASALKWEGGVSMVQGASRGIGLEFVKHLLERNEKGHVIATCRNPNGATGLLELKNQFAERLNILPLDLTVESTIEESAKSVTERYGSLNLLINASGILSIPNVLQPETTLSKLCKSSLMLAYEVNAVGPILVIKHMWPLLKAGGGFGTERDVAVVANLSARVGSIGDNRLGGWHSYRSSKAALNQLTKTISVEFARKKDPIACILLHPGTVDTDLSRPFQRNVRADKLFTKEFSVQKLLNIINNTKHQDNGKFFAWDGQEIPW